A single genomic interval of Mycobacterium sp. DL592 harbors:
- a CDS encoding NAD(P)-dependent oxidoreductase, with protein MRILLTGAAGFIGSRVWAALVADGHEVVAADALLDAAHGPGAELPEDCHRLDVRDADALRPLLVGVDAVCHQAAVVGAGVNAADAPSYATHNDYGTAVLLAQMYEVGITRLVLASSMVVYGQGRFACPVHGVVDPLPRTRADLDAGVFEHRCPLGGEQLSWQLVDEDAALTPRSLYAASKTAQEHYALAWAESTGGSVVALRYHNVYGPGMPRDTPYSGVAAIFRSSLEKGFPPRVFEDGGQMRDFVHVDDVAAANVAAVRSEAGGFLAANVCSGRPISILDVATRLCEARGGPAPLVTGQYRSGDVRHIVADPARARERLGFHAAIDPAAGLQEFAFAPLRA; from the coding sequence GTGAGGATTCTGCTCACCGGGGCGGCCGGCTTCATCGGCAGCCGGGTCTGGGCGGCACTGGTGGCCGACGGGCACGAGGTGGTGGCGGCCGACGCTCTGCTGGACGCTGCGCACGGCCCCGGCGCCGAACTCCCCGAGGATTGTCACCGCCTCGACGTGCGTGACGCAGATGCGTTGAGGCCCTTGCTTGTTGGAGTCGACGCGGTCTGCCATCAGGCCGCCGTCGTCGGTGCGGGGGTCAACGCGGCCGACGCGCCCTCCTATGCCACGCACAACGACTACGGCACCGCGGTGTTGTTGGCCCAGATGTACGAGGTGGGCATCACGCGGCTGGTGCTGGCGTCGTCGATGGTGGTCTACGGGCAGGGCCGGTTCGCCTGTCCGGTGCACGGCGTGGTCGACCCGTTGCCGCGGACCCGGGCCGATCTGGACGCCGGGGTGTTCGAGCACCGCTGCCCACTCGGCGGTGAGCAGCTGAGCTGGCAGCTGGTCGACGAGGATGCGGCGCTGACGCCGCGCAGTCTGTACGCGGCCAGCAAGACCGCCCAGGAGCACTATGCACTGGCGTGGGCCGAATCGACCGGCGGTTCGGTGGTGGCGCTGCGCTACCACAATGTCTATGGCCCCGGTATGCCGCGCGACACCCCGTATTCCGGGGTGGCCGCGATCTTCCGGTCGTCGCTGGAAAAGGGTTTCCCGCCAAGGGTTTTTGAGGACGGCGGTCAGATGCGGGATTTCGTGCATGTCGACGACGTCGCCGCCGCCAATGTCGCCGCGGTGCGATCGGAGGCGGGCGGGTTCCTGGCGGCCAATGTCTGCTCGGGACGCCCGATCTCGATTCTGGACGTGGCCACCCGGTTGTGTGAGGCCCGAGGGGGGCCGGCGCCCCTGGTCACCGGGCAGTACCGCAGCGGCGACGTCCGCCACATCGTGGCCGATCCGGCCCGGGCGCGCGAGCGGCTCGGCTTCCACGCCGCGATCGACCCGGCGGCTGGTTTGCAGGAGTTCGCGTTCGCCCCGCTGCGGGCCTGA
- a CDS encoding S-methyl-5'-thioadenosine phosphorylase → MIGVIGGSGFYSFFGADARSVNLDTPYGEPSAPITVGRVGEHDVAFLPRHGLSHEYSPHTVPYRANMWALRALGVRRVFGPCAVGSLTHELGPGSIVVPDQLVDRTRGRADTYFDSGGIHVGFADPYCPTLRAAATDLPGVIDGGTMVVVQGPRFSTRAESQWFARQGFTLINMTGYPEAVLARELEMCYAAIALVTDLDAGIDVGAGVRAVDVFAEFEKNLVPFKKLVHEAIDQVASERVCTHCLAHEGVELPFDLP, encoded by the coding sequence ATGATCGGAGTCATCGGCGGTAGCGGCTTCTACAGCTTCTTCGGTGCCGACGCCCGCAGTGTCAACCTCGACACCCCCTACGGCGAGCCCAGCGCGCCGATCACCGTCGGGCGGGTGGGGGAGCACGACGTGGCGTTCCTGCCGCGGCACGGCCTGAGCCACGAGTATTCGCCGCACACCGTGCCCTACCGGGCCAACATGTGGGCGCTGCGCGCGCTCGGGGTGCGCCGGGTGTTCGGTCCCTGCGCGGTGGGCAGTCTCACCCACGAACTGGGCCCGGGTTCGATCGTGGTGCCCGACCAGCTGGTAGACCGCACCCGCGGCCGCGCCGACACCTACTTCGACTCCGGCGGCATCCACGTCGGCTTCGCCGACCCGTACTGCCCGACGCTGCGTGCCGCGGCCACCGATCTGCCCGGGGTGATCGACGGCGGAACCATGGTGGTGGTGCAGGGTCCGCGGTTTTCCACCCGCGCGGAAAGTCAGTGGTTCGCCCGTCAGGGTTTCACCCTGATCAACATGACCGGATATCCCGAGGCCGTGCTGGCTCGCGAGCTGGAGATGTGTTATGCGGCAATCGCTTTGGTGACCGACCTGGACGCCGGGATCGATGTCGGCGCCGGGGTGCGCGCGGTCGACGTGTTCGCGGAGTTCGAGAAGAACCTGGTGCCGTTCAAGAAACTCGTGCACGAGGCGATCGACCAGGTGGCCTCCGAGCGAGTCTGCACGCACTGCCTGGCACATGAGGGCGTCGAGCTCCCCTTCGACCTACCGTGA
- a CDS encoding MarR family winged helix-turn-helix transcriptional regulator — protein MPRGDADGGSSAQTAEDRPSQRGRRLRCRRLGFDEVETDAWLLFESVATVLHDIVNRGLVQTHRLTLVDVQMLAYLKSHGPSPMGAIAETLMVTPGALTQQTQRLERRRLVYRRASSDDGRRVIARITPEGARTLMAALETYSRLVRANFLDTLSRRQVIALGDGCRRINVRLKELDPSPGVPRS, from the coding sequence ATGCCGCGCGGCGATGCGGACGGCGGGTCCTCAGCGCAGACGGCAGAGGATCGGCCGTCGCAGCGTGGGCGACGGCTGCGCTGCCGGAGACTTGGCTTCGACGAGGTCGAGACTGATGCGTGGCTGCTTTTCGAGTCCGTCGCGACGGTGCTGCACGACATCGTCAACCGAGGTCTGGTCCAGACCCACCGGCTGACTCTGGTCGACGTCCAGATGTTGGCCTACCTGAAAAGCCATGGGCCCAGCCCGATGGGTGCGATCGCCGAGACGCTGATGGTCACACCGGGTGCTCTCACCCAACAGACCCAACGGCTGGAGCGGCGCCGACTGGTGTACCGGCGCGCGAGCAGTGATGACGGGAGACGGGTGATCGCAAGGATCACCCCGGAAGGTGCCAGAACGTTGATGGCTGCGCTGGAGACGTATTCCCGGCTCGTGCGGGCGAACTTTCTCGACACGCTGAGCAGACGTCAGGTGATCGCCCTTGGCGACGGTTGCCGCCGTATCAACGTCCGCTTGAAGGAGCTCGATCCGTCACCGGGCGTGCCGCGTTCGTAG
- a CDS encoding 1,4-dihydroxy-2-naphthoate polyprenyltransferase, producing MASVAQWIEGARPRTLPNAIAPVIAGTGAAAWLHGAVWWKALLALAVSMALIIGVNYANDYSDGIRGTDDVRSGPLRLVGSKLATPRAVLTAAVVSLALGAVAGLALAVVSAPWLIAVGAVCIAGAWLYTGGSRPYGYAGLGEVAVFVFFGLVAVLGTQYTQALRVDWVGAALAVATGALSSAVLVANNLRDIPTDTVAGKVTLAVRLGDARTRMLYQCLLGLAGVLTLALTAATPWCAAGLVATPLAIRAAAPVRRGLGGRELIPVLRDTGLTMLVWSIAVALALGLG from the coding sequence ATGGCAAGCGTCGCGCAGTGGATCGAGGGGGCCAGACCAAGGACCCTGCCCAACGCGATCGCACCGGTGATCGCCGGCACCGGGGCGGCGGCCTGGCTGCACGGCGCCGTGTGGTGGAAAGCCCTGCTGGCGCTGGCCGTTTCGATGGCACTGATCATCGGCGTCAACTACGCCAACGACTACTCCGACGGAATCCGCGGCACCGACGACGTGCGCTCCGGGCCGCTGCGGCTGGTCGGATCCAAACTGGCCACTCCACGCGCCGTGCTCACCGCCGCTGTAGTGAGCCTCGCTCTCGGTGCGGTCGCCGGGCTGGCCCTGGCGGTCGTGAGCGCGCCATGGCTGATCGCGGTCGGCGCGGTCTGTATCGCCGGGGCGTGGCTCTACACCGGCGGCTCCCGGCCCTACGGCTACGCCGGACTCGGTGAGGTCGCGGTGTTCGTATTCTTCGGGCTCGTCGCGGTCCTGGGCACCCAGTACACCCAGGCGCTGCGCGTCGACTGGGTCGGTGCGGCGCTGGCGGTGGCCACCGGGGCGCTGTCCTCGGCCGTGCTCGTGGCCAACAACCTGCGCGACATCCCCACCGACACGGTGGCCGGCAAGGTGACGCTGGCGGTGCGCCTCGGCGACGCCCGCACCCGCATGCTGTACCAGTGCCTGCTGGGGCTGGCCGGAGTGCTGACCCTGGCGCTGACGGCGGCCACCCCGTGGTGTGCAGCCGGCCTAGTGGCCACCCCGCTGGCGATCCGCGCCGCCGCCCCGGTCCGGCGTGGATTGGGTGGGCGCGAGCTGATCCCGGTGCTTCGGGACACCGGGCTGACGATGCTGGTGTGGTCGATCGCCGTCGCCCTGGCGCTCGGTCTCGGCTAG
- a CDS encoding DUF4229 domain-containing protein has product MIRDVVVYTLARLVLVVVLTAAIYYFAQLIGIHEFPLVIAALFAIVIALPLGIWVLAPLRKRATASIALVDERRRTDREQLRARLRGDTPGD; this is encoded by the coding sequence ATGATCCGGGACGTCGTCGTGTACACGCTGGCGAGGCTCGTTCTGGTGGTCGTTCTGACCGCTGCGATCTATTACTTCGCCCAGCTGATCGGCATCCATGAGTTCCCTCTGGTGATCGCGGCGCTGTTCGCGATCGTCATCGCGCTGCCGTTGGGCATCTGGGTGCTGGCCCCGCTGCGTAAGCGCGCGACCGCCAGCATCGCGCTGGTCGACGAGCGCCGCCGCACCGACCGGGAGCAACTGCGGGCCCGGCTACGCGGGGACACCCCGGGGGACTAG
- a CDS encoding MinD/ParA family protein: protein MSDRHGLRPDHELTDATTVFRAQRFSDPATSASQPEPDWLAPTPPIGIPLDPIPAASAYYNSYVNEVPEPSYRPTVPPSPYPDLSTSALLRQLKPPPSSGWRRLLYLASGKLINVGESPRDSRNKNLIAQVNRPLQGCYKIALLSLKGGVGKTTITATLGGTFASIRGDRVIAVDANPDRGTLSQKVPLETPATVRHLLRDAEGIERYSDVRGYTSQGPSRLEVLASESDPAVSQAFSAEDYDRALEVLERFYSLVLTDCGTGLLHSAMSSVLAKADSLIVVSSGSVDGARSASATLDWLDAHGHQDLVRRSVCVINAVRPRSGKVDMQKVVDHFSRRCRAVRVVPFDPHLEEGAEIELDRLRPKTREALVELAAVVAEGFSAAEPQDRFA from the coding sequence GTGTCCGATCGACACGGTCTGCGTCCAGACCACGAATTGACTGATGCGACAACGGTGTTCCGCGCGCAGCGGTTCTCCGATCCCGCCACGTCGGCGTCCCAGCCGGAACCCGATTGGTTGGCTCCGACGCCGCCCATCGGCATCCCGCTCGATCCCATCCCGGCGGCGTCGGCGTACTACAACTCCTACGTCAACGAGGTGCCGGAGCCGTCGTATCGGCCCACTGTGCCGCCGTCGCCGTACCCGGATCTGTCGACGAGTGCCCTGCTGCGCCAGCTGAAGCCGCCGCCGTCCTCGGGCTGGCGCAGGCTGCTGTATCTGGCCTCGGGCAAGCTGATCAACGTCGGCGAGAGCCCCCGCGACTCCCGCAACAAGAATCTCATCGCCCAGGTGAACCGTCCCCTGCAGGGCTGCTACAAGATTGCCCTGCTGTCGTTGAAGGGCGGCGTGGGCAAGACGACGATCACCGCGACGCTCGGCGGCACGTTCGCCTCGATCCGGGGCGACCGGGTGATCGCCGTGGACGCCAACCCGGACCGCGGGACGCTGAGCCAGAAGGTGCCGCTGGAGACCCCGGCCACCGTGCGGCACCTGCTGCGCGACGCCGAGGGCATCGAGCGTTACAGCGACGTCCGGGGTTACACCTCGCAGGGCCCCAGCCGACTCGAGGTGCTGGCCTCCGAAAGCGACCCGGCAGTGTCCCAGGCGTTCAGCGCCGAGGATTACGACCGGGCACTGGAGGTGCTGGAGCGCTTCTACAGCCTGGTCCTGACGGACTGCGGCACCGGCCTGTTGCATTCGGCGATGTCGTCGGTACTGGCCAAGGCCGACTCGCTGATCGTGGTCAGTTCGGGTTCGGTGGACGGCGCGCGCAGCGCCTCGGCGACTCTGGACTGGCTCGACGCCCACGGCCACCAGGATCTGGTGCGTCGCTCGGTGTGCGTGATCAATGCCGTGCGCCCGCGCTCCGGCAAGGTCGACATGCAGAAGGTGGTCGACCACTTCTCCCGGCGGTGCCGGGCGGTGCGGGTGGTCCCGTTCGACCCGCACCTCGAAGAGGGCGCGGAGATCGAACTGGATCGGCTACGACCCAAAACCAGGGAAGCGTTGGTGGAGCTGGCGGCGGTCGTCGCCGAGGGGTTTTCCGCGGCCGAGCCTCAGGACCGGTTCGCCTAG
- the ccsB gene encoding c-type cytochrome biogenesis protein CcsB — protein MNTEHIDIGLARYSDWAFTSSIVVLVGALLLLAVELAYSRGRKVEARELVAAGTGAVSADSDRPGVVVDAPTLSTDERIGKAGLALVYVGIALLFACIVLRGLATMRPPWGNMYEFINLTSFCGLVAAAVVLRKPQFRALWVFVLVPVLILLAVSGKWLYTNAAPVMPALQSYWLPIHVSVVSLGSGVFLVAGVASILFLLKMSRFNDPTSDGTLARIVAKLPDAQTLDRIAYRTTIFAFPIFGFGVIFGAIWAEEAWGRYWGWDPKETVSFIAWVVYAAYLHARSTAGWRDKKAAWINVVGFVAMVFNLFFINLVTVGLHSYAGVS, from the coding sequence GTGAATACCGAACACATCGACATCGGCCTGGCCCGGTACTCCGACTGGGCGTTCACCTCATCGATCGTCGTCCTGGTCGGTGCACTGCTGCTGCTGGCCGTCGAGCTGGCCTACAGCCGCGGCCGCAAGGTCGAAGCCCGGGAACTGGTGGCGGCCGGCACAGGAGCGGTCAGTGCCGACAGCGACCGGCCCGGTGTGGTGGTCGACGCCCCCACACTGTCGACCGACGAGCGCATCGGCAAGGCCGGTCTGGCCCTGGTCTACGTCGGCATCGCGCTGTTGTTCGCCTGCATCGTGCTGCGCGGCCTGGCCACCATGCGGCCCCCGTGGGGCAACATGTACGAGTTCATCAACCTGACCAGCTTCTGCGGTCTGGTGGCGGCCGCGGTCGTGCTGCGCAAGCCGCAGTTCCGTGCGCTGTGGGTGTTCGTCCTGGTTCCGGTGCTCATCCTGCTGGCGGTGTCGGGCAAGTGGCTCTACACCAACGCCGCGCCCGTCATGCCCGCGCTGCAGTCCTACTGGCTGCCCATCCACGTCTCGGTGGTCAGCCTCGGCTCGGGAGTGTTCCTGGTCGCCGGTGTGGCCAGCATCCTGTTCCTGCTGAAGATGTCGCGGTTCAACGATCCGACGAGTGACGGCACGCTCGCCCGGATCGTGGCGAAGCTGCCCGACGCGCAGACCCTGGACCGCATCGCCTACCGCACCACGATCTTCGCGTTCCCGATCTTCGGGTTCGGTGTGATCTTCGGCGCCATCTGGGCCGAGGAGGCCTGGGGCCGCTACTGGGGCTGGGACCCCAAGGAGACGGTGTCGTTCATCGCGTGGGTGGTCTACGCCGCCTACCTGCACGCCCGCTCGACCGCCGGGTGGCGGGACAAGAAGGCCGCCTGGATCAACGTCGTCGGCTTCGTGGCGATGGTCTTCAACCTGTTCTTCATCAACCTGGTGACCGTCGGCCTGCACTCGTACGCCGGCGTCAGCTGA